The Pseudomonadota bacterium DNA segment CAAAAGATTCGCCCTGATGATCCCGATGCTTCTGGGCATTACCATGATATCCTTCCTGGTGATGAACCTGGCACCGGGTGAACCCATCGATGTGCTCACCAACCTCAATCCCAAAGCCACCGCCGAAGTGCGTGAACGATTGCGCAGCCATTACGGCCTCAACCAGCCACTGCCGGTCCGTTACGTCAACTGGCTGAAACGAGTAGTCCGCCTGGATCTGGGATATTCTTTCGCCCAGGATAACCGGCTGGTATGGGATAAAATCCGTGAACGCATCCCCATTACCCTGACTATCAACGCCCTTTCATTGCTGCTAATTATTATTGTTGCCATTCCCATCGGCATCTATTCCGCCGTCCACCAGAATTCTCTCATAGATCGGATACTTACTATTTTTGTCTTCATCGGCTTTGCCACTCCCACTTTCTGGCTGGCCCTGCTGCTGATGATTCTTTTCGGCGTCCACCTGGGCTGGCTGCCCATCTCCGGATTAGAATCATCACAGTTCACCCATGCCGGCTTCTGGCCCATGCTCGGTGACCGGGCCCGTCACCTGCTGCTGCCGGTGCTGGTTTCAGCCTTCGGCGGTCTGGCCGGTCTTTCCCGTTATATGCGCAGCAACATGCTGGAGGTAATCCGCCAGGATTACATCACCACTGCCCGGGCCAAGGGATTAAAAGAAATCAAGGTCATCGGCAAACATGCCCTGCGTAACGCCCTGATGCCGATTATTACCATTCTCGGTTTTTCCCTGCCAGGATTGATCGGCGGCAGTGTCATTTTTGAAACTATTTTTGCCATTCCAGGCATGGGACAGATGTTTTACGGCGCCGTTATGGCCCGTGACTACCCCCTGATCATGGGAACCCTGCTGATCGGCGCCTCCCTGACCCTGGTGGGCAACCTGCTGGCCGACATCTCTTACGCGCTGGTTGATCCGCGTATCCGGGTTGGAGATCATGACTGATAATAATAATGCCAGACGTTCTCCGACCTTCAATCAGCGACTGCTGCACAATAAACTGGCGGTTGCCGGTCTGACAGTGGTCACCCTGCTCTTTGCCGTCTCTTTACTCGCCCCGGTCATTGCCCCCTGCGATCCCAATGCCATTGACCTGAAAAACATTTTGATGCCCCCGGGAAGCAGCCACCTGCTGGGTACCGACCAGCTGGGACGTGATATCTTAAGCCGGATGATCTGGGGTGCCCGCATTTCCCTCAAGGTAGGTTTTGTGGCTGTCGGCATCGCCACCCTGATTGGCACTATCCTGGGCACTATTTCAGGTTATTACGGCGGCATAATTGACACCCTGATCATGAGAGCCGTCGACCTGATGCTTTGTTTTCCCTCATTTTTTCTCATTTTAACCGTCATTGCCGTCCTAGAACCAAGCATCTGGAACATCATGGCAGTCATCGGCTTCACCAGCTGGATGGGGGTCGCCCGGCTGATCAGGGCGGAAATCCTCACCATCAGGGAGCGGGAATTTATCCAGGCAGCCCGAAGCCAGGGGGCCAGCAATATGAGGATCATTACCAAACATATCATCCCCAATGCCATGAGCCCGGTCCTGGTTTCCGCCACCCTGGGGGTTGCCGGTGCCATCCTCACCGAATCCGCCTTGAGTTTTCTCGGCATCGGGGTCCAGCCGCCGACTCCCAGCTGGGGCAATATGCTCACCGCCGGCAAAGACAACCTGGAATATGCCTGGTGGCTTTCCCTGTTCCCGGGGATGGCCATTCTGATAACGGTCCTGGGTTATAACCTTCTGGGAGAAGGGATACGCGATGCCCTGGACCCACGGAACTATGTGAAAAAATAACCATAAAATACTTGACAGAAATGCCGATCTCTGGTCTTGTATGCCTACTATAGATAAAACAGCATTTGAAACAGAACTATAACTCACATAATATTTCAGGAAAATAAACATGCTGCAAGGTAAAGAAGTACTATTAGGGGTTACCGGGGGTATCGCCGCCTACAAATCAGTATTATTACTCCGGGAACTGAGTAAAGAAGGTGCTAACGTCCATGTAATCATGACTAAAAGCGCTCAGAATTTTGTTACTCCTCTAACTTTCCAGACCCTCTCTGGAAACCCGGTAACCACGGAGATATTCAGTCTGTTCGCCTCTTCAGAAATTGGTCATATCTCGCTGGCAGACCGGGCGGATCTACTGGTTATCGCCCCGGCCACCGCCAATATCATCGGTAAAATCGCCAACGGAATTGCCGATGATTTTCTCACCACCATGGTCATGGCCACCCGGGTGCCGGTACTTTTTGCTCCGGCGATGAACACCAACATGTGGGCCAGCCCGGTAGTCCAGACCAATATCACCCGGCTGAAATCCATGGATTACCATTTCATGGAGCCCGCGGAGGGAGAACTGGCTTGTGGAACCATCGGCCGGGGGAAGCTGGCCGATGTGGATGAGATCATGGAAGATATCAAAACTCTACTCAGCCCCAATGACCTGGCCGGCGAAAAAATACTGATTACCGCCGGCCCCACCGAAGAAGCCATTGATCCGGTTCGCTGCATCACTAATCGTTCATCAGGGAAAATGGGCTATAATCTGGCCATGGTTGCCCGTCGCCGGAGGGCTGAGGTCACTTTAATCTCCGGTCCCAGCTGTCTGCCGCCCCCTTGCCGGCTGCCGACAATCCACTGCACCACTGCCCTGGAAATGGAACAAATCATCCATGAACACCTTGATGATGCGACCATGATTATCATGGCTGCCGCCGTAGCCGATTTCCGGCCGGCAGAAAAAAGCGAGAAAAAGATTAAACGCCTGGGAGCTCACTGCCTGGATCTGGAAGCAAACCCTGACATTCTTGCCGGCCTCGGAAAAATTAAAGGCAACCGCTTCCTGCTGGGTTTCGCCGCCGAAACTGATGATCTGATTGACAATGCCCAGGGGAAAATGAAGCGCAAGAACCTGGACATGATTGTGGCTAATGATGTGACTGCCTGCGGGGCCGGCTTCTGCTGTGACACCAACATCATCAAAATCATTGAACGTAACGGGGCCATCCATGACTTCCCCCAGATGTCCAAGGAGCAGGTTGCTGAAGTCATTCTGGATCATGTGGTAGCCAGCAGGGAAAAAGACGGAAAGGAACAGTAAACAAAATGTCCACCGTTGCCAGAAATGATTTGGAACAGTTGCGGGCACATCTGGAGCTGCAGAAAAAATTGAAAAATCCGGGAGTTATCAGAAAGAAAATTGATAAAAACGAACCGTTGAATAAAATCAGGGAGGAGTTGGGCGATTGCCAGCGCTGTCCCCTGGCCAAAACCCGCACCAACCTCGTCTTTGGTGCCGGCAACCCCGACGCCCGGTTGATGTTTGTGGGTGAAGCTCCGGGACGGGATGAAGACCGGGAAGGCATTCCCTTCGTCGGCCGGGCCGGCCAGTTACTGACCAAAATTATTCAGGCCATCAAGCTGACCCGGGACCAGGTATATATTGCCAATATTCTCAAATGCCGACCGCCAGGCAACCGTAATCCGGAGACGGAAGAAATTGAAAAGTGTTACCCCTTTCTCCAGCAGCAGATCAATGTCATCCAACCCCGGATCATTTGTGCCCTCGGGGCCTTTGCCGCCCAAACCCTGCTGCAGACCAAAACCCCCATCGGCAGGCTGCGAGGCCGGGGGCACCCATTCGGCAAAAACACCCTGATCATCCCCACCTACCACCCGGCTTTTCTTCTCCGCAGTCCGAACAAAAAAAAGGATGTCTGGGAAGATATGCAATTGGTGATGAAACTGCTGGCATAAAACAACCAAAACCTGTCAGGCTATTTTACCAGCACTACCGGGCAATCAGAATAATCCAGCAGTTTATTAATGCTGTGTTCATCCAGGGAAAAAGAATCCTGCCCCAGAATCAATGCCCCGACCTGACGGCCCCTGCCCAGCTGCACCAGAGCAGAAATATCATTATTCAACAAGTTCATAAAGCGTAGTTGAAGCTGGGTTTGCTGCTGCCAGTTTACCACTTGCTGTTCCAGTTCTGACAATCTGTCCGGCTCAACCGCCGGCAAAATCACCACCAGCCGTTCGCTGTTTTTTCTGGCCAGCAACGCCGCTGTTTTCAGCGCCCTTCCGGACGATAAAGAACCGTCAAAAAAAACCATGATCGGCTGCCGAAAACCTTGAGTCAAAAGGCCCTCTGCCGGTAGTGGCCGGCGTTCCGAAAAGAAACCTCGCATCTGCCCCATGATCAGCACATCCACTTCCCGCATGACAGCCATAATTTCCATCGCCAGCCGACCCCGTGTCAGTCGAAATGACCAGGGAATTTTTCGCTGTCCGGCTATGGATTCCAGATTATGACGCAGGCGTTCAGCCTGGAAGCGCAACTGCTTCTCCAGGGTGTCCAGACAAAGATGGTAGCCTCCCTCCGCAAAAAGACTGACTTCCCGGGAAAAAGGCAATTCAGCCAGGCGGATCAGGTTAGTATCCTCCACCAGCAGTCCGAGTAGTTCTCCCTGCAGTTCAGCCGCCATGCCGGCAGCCACCCGCAAAACACTCATCCCATATCCTGAGTGTTCCAGAGTTACCAGAATTCGCTTGGCCAGCTGTTTTTCAGCTATTTGCTTATCAGTCTTCTTTTTCACTGTCTTTCTCCTGAGCAGTTTCGGAAAATTCCTGCCGCAGGCGGGATAACTCTTCCAGGCGGCTGATCATTTTTCCATTAATGCTCTCCGGGGGATAACCACCTTTCTCATCCGCTTCCCCGGCGGCAACTCCAGTCAGCAGCTCAATGGCCTGGTCAACGGTTTCCACCGGGTAAACCTGGAATTTTCCTTTACTGGCGGCATCAACCACATCCTCCCTGAGCATCAGGTGTTTAACGTTAGCGGCCGGAATCAGGACCCCCTGGGAACCGGATAACCCCCGGCTGCAGCAAACATCAAAAAAACCTTCAATTTTTTCATTCACGCCGCCAATAGCCTGAATCTGTCCTCGTTGATTGATGGAGCCGGTTACCGCCAGTGTTTGTTTGATCGGAGTTTTGATAAGTGCCGAAATCAGAGCACACAGTTCAGCCACTGAAGCACTGTCTCCATCAACCCGACCATAAGACTGCTCAAAAACCAGGCTGGCTGACAGGGATAGTGGTTTATCCCGGGCATAACGATCTGCCAGAAATGACGAAATAATCAAGACACCTTTGGAATGTAACGCCCCACCCAATTTGACTTCACGTTCTATATCAATGACTTTACCATGCCCCAGGCGGGCGGTAGCAGTGATGCGGGAAGGCTGACCAAAGATGAAATCTCCCAGCTGAATCAACGAAAGTCCATTAACCTGGGCGACTTTTTCACCTTCAGTATCAATGAGAATAATTCCGCGCTGTATATTTTCATACAACCGACTCCGTACCCGATCAGCACGACGAATCTGGCCATCAATGGCCTGTTGGACATCAGCGGCCGTCACTGGTTGCTTACCGGTCCGGCGAGCCTGGTAATCTCCTTCCTGAAG contains these protein-coding regions:
- a CDS encoding ABC transporter permease, with the protein product MMTFIGKRFALMIPMLLGITMISFLVMNLAPGEPIDVLTNLNPKATAEVRERLRSHYGLNQPLPVRYVNWLKRVVRLDLGYSFAQDNRLVWDKIRERIPITLTINALSLLLIIIVAIPIGIYSAVHQNSLIDRILTIFVFIGFATPTFWLALLLMILFGVHLGWLPISGLESSQFTHAGFWPMLGDRARHLLLPVLVSAFGGLAGLSRYMRSNMLEVIRQDYITTARAKGLKEIKVIGKHALRNALMPIITILGFSLPGLIGGSVIFETIFAIPGMGQMFYGAVMARDYPLIMGTLLIGASLTLVGNLLADISYALVDPRIRVGDHD
- the opp4C gene encoding oligopeptide ABC transporter permease is translated as MTDNNNARRSPTFNQRLLHNKLAVAGLTVVTLLFAVSLLAPVIAPCDPNAIDLKNILMPPGSSHLLGTDQLGRDILSRMIWGARISLKVGFVAVGIATLIGTILGTISGYYGGIIDTLIMRAVDLMLCFPSFFLILTVIAVLEPSIWNIMAVIGFTSWMGVARLIRAEILTIREREFIQAARSQGASNMRIITKHIIPNAMSPVLVSATLGVAGAILTESALSFLGIGVQPPTPSWGNMLTAGKDNLEYAWWLSLFPGMAILITVLGYNLLGEGIRDALDPRNYVKK
- the coaBC gene encoding bifunctional phosphopantothenoylcysteine decarboxylase/phosphopantothenate--cysteine ligase CoaBC, with the translated sequence MLQGKEVLLGVTGGIAAYKSVLLLRELSKEGANVHVIMTKSAQNFVTPLTFQTLSGNPVTTEIFSLFASSEIGHISLADRADLLVIAPATANIIGKIANGIADDFLTTMVMATRVPVLFAPAMNTNMWASPVVQTNITRLKSMDYHFMEPAEGELACGTIGRGKLADVDEIMEDIKTLLSPNDLAGEKILITAGPTEEAIDPVRCITNRSSGKMGYNLAMVARRRRAEVTLISGPSCLPPPCRLPTIHCTTALEMEQIIHEHLDDATMIIMAAAVADFRPAEKSEKKIKRLGAHCLDLEANPDILAGLGKIKGNRFLLGFAAETDDLIDNAQGKMKRKNLDMIVANDVTACGAGFCCDTNIIKIIERNGAIHDFPQMSKEQVAEVILDHVVASREKDGKEQ
- a CDS encoding uracil-DNA glycosylase, with the protein product MSTVARNDLEQLRAHLELQKKLKNPGVIRKKIDKNEPLNKIREELGDCQRCPLAKTRTNLVFGAGNPDARLMFVGEAPGRDEDREGIPFVGRAGQLLTKIIQAIKLTRDQVYIANILKCRPPGNRNPETEEIEKCYPFLQQQINVIQPRIICALGAFAAQTLLQTKTPIGRLRGRGHPFGKNTLIIPTYHPAFLLRSPNKKKDVWEDMQLVMKLLA
- a CDS encoding universal stress protein, with translation MKKKTDKQIAEKQLAKRILVTLEHSGYGMSVLRVAAGMAAELQGELLGLLVEDTNLIRLAELPFSREVSLFAEGGYHLCLDTLEKQLRFQAERLRHNLESIAGQRKIPWSFRLTRGRLAMEIMAVMREVDVLIMGQMRGFFSERRPLPAEGLLTQGFRQPIMVFFDGSLSSGRALKTAALLARKNSERLVVILPAVEPDRLSELEQQVVNWQQQTQLQLRFMNLLNNDISALVQLGRGRQVGALILGQDSFSLDEHSINKLLDYSDCPVVLVK